AACTCTGCTTCCActtgctttaaaaattttacaaataatttaaaaaaataaaaaaatttcatcgtacaCATCATCCAACCTCACTTTTTTCTTGAGCTCTTGAAAAACAAAAAGCTAGAATAATACCAACTAGGCACtatgggggtgtttggttcgcaaccaGTATCAGAAtgggaatcgaaatcgaaatggcttGGAATCATAATCAGAATGATCAAATCCCTCGAAGTAattggttcgtgatcggaatcggaatcgaaattggaatgaaaaattgaatccatagaggagagtagagattgagttctatatagattaagCTATTCCATTTCACTCCAGAATCAAAATAGGACTCCTTCCAATCAAACGGTTGGAATAGAAGTCATCCATTATGATTTTGATTCCAGACTCCTACTTTCTCCAACCAAACACTTTcttacatagagagagagagagcatcggGGGGGGGGGGGTACATCTCTCTACACTATGATTACTTTCTGATTTAAATTTTAGGAATGTGTGATCCAAAAATTAAATCCAGAAGGAAAACACCTTTAGCTCCACTAAGCTTTAATTGGCAAAACAAGCTCAAAAATAATTACAAGCCAAGCCAAAATTGACTGGCTCAATCAAGTTTAGTTTCAAGCTAAATAGACTAAGTTTGACCTAGTAAAACAAGCACGCCAATTAATTACAAACCAAACCAAAATTTGACAGGCTCAATCAAGCTCGGTTTCAAGTTGAACAAACTAAACTTGAACTAACAAAACTTgctctaaattaattttagatcgatCAAAAAATTGGTTCTGCCTGCTCAAGCTCATCTAGGTTCGATTTGATAAGGCTCAGATGTATTTAAATTTACATATTATATATTTCAAATATAATGTATTATAATTATTGGATTAAAGTTTTAATTGGCGTACTCTTTTATTCTTTGGTCACCTAAAATTTAACTTGGACATGCACCAAACTTTGAACCAAAAATTGAAATCAAGATGTGAGCTTTCATTAAGCTTCAAGTAAGTTTGATTTAATCTCAAGTTGATTCCAACTTGATTCAGGATTATCAAGTTGATAAAAATATACTCATGTTTGGAATGATTCGAAATTAAGTTCAAATTGAGCTTGAAATAATGGTAAACAACTCGAGCTTGATTTTGGAATTCAAGCTCACAATTAATTCAAACCCACTTATCAGGTCCAACCTCAATTAAGCTTGGCTAGATTACATCCCAGATATTACCACATGGGCAGAGCCCAGTTCACTATTTTTCATCATTTGCTTTATTCTCTATGCTGCCGTCCTATTTATAATGGTTTTTGCCTTTCTACATTCTATTTATTTCTACACATAAACATGTTACCCTCACAAGGAAACTTTTTGCATTCTTTGCAATCGCTCGCAAGGTTCCTAACTCCTCATTTTCATTTCTAGACATGTTATGAAGGAGGTGAAAGCGTAAGTAAATAGATGTCTTCAAGTTGAACAGGTTGGATTCTTAACTTAGTTTTTATCTTTTGGCTGACTTAAACTGCACTTCCATGAACATGAAATCAATTTTTCTGGAAAAAGATCATTCAATGAGGATATGGAGGATGATAAAGATGAAGAGAAATATGACAACTTTGAGTAATCATAATATTCTAGGGATAAAAGTAATTATCTTTATTATTGCATCCATCTAAtgtactctttctctctctcccatgTAATATTTCTGATGTATCGAGGCCACTAAACATTACGGTTGCAAACTTCTACATATCATATCTGAAATGATTTGACATCAAAATGTTCAGAGTTTAAAGATATCTGCAAATAAAcacaaaaaaaggagagaaggaaGTGGAAAACTCAATGGCTTTAAACTCCTTTATATATTGAAACTCTAACAAAATTTATCATAAAGAGAAAAGCTTGAGAATAAAGCAGAGTCTCCAGAAAGGTATCTATATTGTTTAGACCGATCGATTTAATTCATtacttaaaatttattattaagaaAGCATTGTTTCTTAAGTTGGCAATCTTGGGTGCCTGACCCTTGAGACAATGGAATGGTTGCTAATATTGTATGCCAATCAAGTTCTATTTATAACTTGCTAATTGGCCTTTGAGTGCTGGTTTTGAGTTAGCGTCACAATAGCGCGTTTGACTTGTGGATTCAAAGCTATGCCCAGGTTCTCAAGCACAGAAGCATACCCATCAACATTCAAGCTTAAtaattcttgcaaattttggccaGATAGCTTATGTTGGTAAACTAAAGGTATAATTCCTAGAACAAGCTGGATACATAGAGAGATTGGTATTTTTTTGCTCTTAATGTGAGAGGTCCATACATACATGATGGTAAGTGGATTAGCAAGAAGCTTGAATTTTGCCTCAGTTTCAGCCAACTCGGTCTCCAAACAGGTCAGCTATGAATGTTTCATATAATATGACTTGGATCATTCTAACATAATCGCACGTAGGAGGCTCATGGCCTTAAGTACGACTCTAGAACAGTTATTGGCTGAATTGTGAGAATCGATACCATGCTAATATCCTATCTAAAAACCTAGGTGTTTAGACAGACGAGCCCAAAAGTTTATAAGCACCACAAGAGTTCTTAATCTATCCGATATGGAACTATCATTCCTTCGCATATTGGATTGCTTCTTATGTTGCCGGACATGGCAAGCTAGTTTTGTGGAACTCTACCACCCCTGCTCCTCAATTTTGCAATCTTTTGTATTCGACTTCATTAGTTGCATCTACTCAAGTGCTGTATAAGTTGGGTGTCTCAACAGGGAAAAAATAAGTATCAGCATGCCTTCATGTCCCAGATCATATTATGGAGAGAGGGAGATCAAACAAATTCATCTCACCCCTATAGTTTTTCCAAAGGGTCACCCTTTGCACCTTCTCAAGAGCCAAATGCTCGATCTCTGAGAAGGCTTTATGCAGCCACGGGGATTCTGATAGAGCCGATCCTGATAGAGCCGATCCGGATGGTGATGCCGCCCAGACGGGAGCTTTAAAGACAATGGTTCATCTAATTAATAAGATCTCTAAtaaaattatccaaaaaaaaCTCTTTGATGAAATATATGATTTCTAGCATTTGCCAAGTATTAACAAGCTAATTGAATATTTAACAAGGCATTATATTTTGTCTGTCATAGTAAAATTTCTTAGTCAAATACTCAGCTCATCTCTCAGACTAGCATGCAGATTAAAATGCCCCAGTGTTCCAATCCGAAGTCCGATAGGGGATATGGATTAATACATGCACTAGCTTACACCGATTAGGACAAATCAGGAAAGGCTACTCAGCAAAATCATTCCAGATATTGCAGCTAATTCGGCATTGCTGAATTGATAAGCAGAATTTTAGCGCTACCACAACTAGCCTGCAGTGCAAGTAGAAGAAAAGGTGAACAGGATATTTCTACattcaattcagtgatgaaaatacatgatgtacatgatCCACTAAAAGAgagaattgcaaatattaaataatgacaaatgCTCCTCTCTTGCAAATATGACAATGAAATATGTGTGGAATTAAAAAATGTTGATTACCTATGCTGAATTCCCTCTATCACTGCTAACATCTAGCAAACACATTTGTGCAACAGTGCAAGGAGTTTTGGTTGCCTCTTTACATCAATTTATTACTAAATTTATGCAACATTTATTGCATGATAGATGTTAGTACATAGCAAAATTACTAATTTTTAGTCTACATTTGATAATTAACTGCTGATGAGTAGAGATGCCTAAAATTTAAAATCAGACCAAGCAATAAACTATGTTGAAATCTGTTTATCACTACTCACATTTGGCAAGGATTTTCACCCAAAAGAGATTAAATTGTCATTTTTTTATTACATTATTATTGAATGATAGCAATATTTAAGTGCATGACGGATGCTAGATGACAACAATGTTACTAACTTGAAGACCACATTCTCTAGTCAAGTGCTGAATGAGAACTCACTGATATTCCCAATCAATAAAACATTGGCCTAATTAGTTGCCTAGGAGTTGTGGAGAAAAAAGACTGGTTGATGGTTTATATTTCTTTATAGAAAGGGATGTGGAATTCTCCTTCAGGATACATGAAAAGCTACAAAATTTTCATCgaacaaaatctaattaagagtcTAGTTAAAATTGTTGGTAAATTCAACATTGCTCATGAAATAAAATATACTCATAGCTTTAATTGAATAATAATTGTTTGGTTTCCACAAATTTTTGTACTTAGACtacattgcatttttttttttgtatgtacgTCGCACAGAAAATGATATAAGTCAAAAAATTGCGGGCTGTTCTTCTTGGTAGTCTTTGTAAATAGATTATTACCAGAAGCGGAAGATAAATACACTGCTTGCATCAAAAttgtaaaatccataaaaattcatgGAAATTATCAATCCTGCTAGCAATCTAAAATGAATTAATTTATGCAATAACTACATAAGTTCTTTTGGCTGAAAGGAATACATAATGCAGATACCGTACGAGATCAAAATAGACTGGAGGCATATCAATTCTAATATGAGTTCCTTATGCTAATAGAACTACTCGAGTTTGTGATCAAGAAGAAAACACATCATCTCATATCATTCTCCATGGCTATAAAGACTACAACAATTTGTTTATGTGCTCTCTTTTGTCTGAATCTACTTATAACTAAATTCTGCTTGAATGATGATAATGATAACACAGCTTAACCCATTGTTTGCCCAATATTTACAGTTTAAGTGTCAACCTACATCCATTTAATGCTTTTTGCTACTGATAACCTTCATATAGGTTTCAATGAAGGAACTCAGGCTTTCTATTGACATGAACCTTAGTTACATCTTATGAATTGATATGTGTGTTGATTTAACtcctttttagcatgtaatagTTTCAGAAAACTTATCTATGACTTCTTTTTTGGGGAAAATTTATGATACTTGTATAAGTGTTGTTCCACTCACTGCTTCATAATTGATATACAAGAAAGCTTGTTCTTTTAATTTAAGCGTACAAGCTTCTCAACAACTGATCCAAGTACTTTGGTACATCTTTTGGATGCTCCTATACAAATCACAGGACTTCTAAGATCAAGTAATGAATACAATATATGAATATTGTTTCTCCATGGAACATGAATTTTAATGGTTAAATTGTGTTTTTGACCATCTTCAGAAGTATGATAGCAGAGTCCATATGTACGCGTTTGTGTTACACACTCATGTAAATATGTATAATTAATGATTGTAATCtgaattttaaaaggtactttatCTTCAGTACATCTCCGGGCTACTTAGAAACTATACCTTCTTCATTAAAAACCTTGAGAGATAAGCTTGGAAAGAAACAGAATACATAAAGTTATATTAGAGGGCTCCAGAAATATTGCATTTCTTTGCAATTGCACATAAATAAAAACATGTGTGAAATCTACTTATAAACTTTAAGTTTGCTATGAGATGCATCCAAAAgaacaaaataatataaatgacaTTAATAAATTCACTTAAGACCTCATTTTTGGCTTCCTGGATAGAAAAGAAATCGGTCTTACTTCCAAATAACAGGCCCAAAGGGTAATTATAAAACTGAAATTTCACCATTAACTTTAAATGTGCAAGCATTTAGGAAGCGAGATGGAACAAATACACATGCCTTATACTTTAATCAGAAAACATTATACCAATCTATATTGGGATGACTTTATAGTTCAAGCTATGATACATCTGGGCTTGAGAAGAATCTACTATCATCTTTGAACTTGACATCAAATTTCTATGATACCACGTTGCATTCTTGACCATGGCAACTTTGGGCAGGAGAGGTCACTCAGACTTGCAGCAAGAAGGCACCCCTCTCCTACTGAGGGGAGGTTCTGGGTTCAAACCTGGAAGTGGCACTCCCATGCATTtctagaaaataaaagaaaaaaaaatggactaGCAAAAGGAACTTTGATGACACCCAGACACCTGATTTGTGAGTAGAAAaacaatactatattattattatttaccatGAATTTTGATCCATGCAATTGAGGAGGAGCACTCTAAGGTTCTGCATAACTAGCAGAGTCTTAAATAAGAAGGTAGAAGGCAAACTTTGACacagaaaattaaatttaattctgaAGCACACATATGAAGCCAAGGAACCAAATTGCAGAACAATATTCAGAAAATCAAAAACAGTGGAATACCCTAGCTATGGTTACCTTAAATGAGCCTGATTCTTTTTGCGACATTGCGAGAACATATGGGGCATGCTTGAAGGTTTGATCCACAGTTGTAGCATGTCTGCAAGTAAATACAGGTAGaataaaataagaaaattatatttcaaatggTACACACAATAATGACCAGGGAACTAAAAAAACATAGGAGGTTTTAGATAATTATTGCCTTAAACTCTGGTAAGCATAACAATACTGGAGAAAGTAACAAGGGATAAAAAGCTGGAAATGTCCAAACTCACCTGGTGACCACAATCAAACACCATGTCTTTGAGGTTCATTGAGCAAACTGAGCAGATCTACTCACAACCACATATTATAATTGGTCAATTATATGTAACAGAATCAATCCAGATTTCCAGAGAAAAGGATAGCATAGAGAGCAGTCTATTTGCAGTTCTAAATGTATTCCTATTTTAGAAGATTAATGATTTTATATTTCAACATAAGACTCAGGTTTAagtgagaagagaaaaaaaaaagaaaccacaAACATAATTAGTGAACAGAAAATGACTTTTCCAATAAGTAGTTGGACCTTTTGAAATCCTTGAAAGACAATAACAAGGTGTGGTAAGTCATATTGGATCATGCTACAAAATCATGAGATGTTATCCATGCAGGCTCCGAGTGCCCAATGGACATATATTAGTGACACAGCGGGGAAGAAAAATTGTTGGTTATTCACATAGCATACCCTATTACGGGAAACAACGCTTGCTTCACGTGGAGCTGATGCACGTATAGAATTATCTCGAGAAACATGCAGCACACTTTGCTGGAAACTAGTTGATCTGAAAGTATCTGGGCCATAAAACGCTGCAGCATAACTTCCATTAGGTGGGTGAAGAGGGGTCCTTCTTGGAGAAATTGCAGCACTGCTTCTGTTTAAGCACAAAATAGGGCCACCCAGAATTAGTTTGAATTGAATACCATAGAATTAGCACCGACTTATATGCTGTATAAGGTTTGTATCAATACCCTAAGATGCCAAGACTTAGTGTTGCCGTATATTGTGATGGTATTTCCATTAAAGCTGCCAGAGCAAAATCGGACTCTTTTTTGGATTGCGGCTCATCCTTTGACATTATCTCCATGAAATTTACAAACTGGAAAGCAACAAAGGTTTACTCAATTAAAGGTAAATGCAGACAAGATGATGTGGCTGTATATGAATGAAGATGAAATGTGCAATATAGTCTTTGCCTGGAAATTGTCAAAGGATCGTTCAGGAATGTAATCATCAAATTTCTTCATCATATCCCAAGGACCATCCCCAACACCAACTAAAATAATGGATAGAGGGAATTTACTGCAACACAAAAAGAATGGAAGGCTCCTTGAAATAAAATATGCATGGTAAAGAGACATTTGAGGGAAAGTAGATAGTACgggtgaaaaaaatataatattcctTTTATTGGCCTATAGTTATCAATATTAGCCATCAGCATGTCAAAAAATGGCAGGTGCTGAGGGTTGATTTCTCAAAAAGATAGAAATTGGATTTAGCAATATGTGATAAACTCTGATAGGTTTCCCTACAAATATCaacagaaaaaattataaattttcattaCCTAGCTTCCACAATAGCCTCGACAGTCTTCTGTTCTTGGTAGCTTAACTGGCCAGATTCACTGTTTTCACTTCCTGTAACCTGTGGAACCAAATACTTTAGAAGTAGTAAAGCTTcataaaacaaaaaagaaaagaaaaagaaactggATTGCCCTAGTAATAAGcagtctatatgtatgtatgtacataaataaatatatatgtgaATCTGGTTTGGTGAAATTCAAAGATCGGGTTCCAAAATGAAGACCTACAAATTGAATGTCATATATAACATCCAAATTGGCTatgaaacaaaaatcatatgTTATGGAAAACTGTTGCTAATGCATCAAAGTGATCCAAAAAATATAAGCTTGTATGCTACTGGCAAGACTTGGTATCTTCCCTGTGTAACTTGCCCAAATATTTTAAAGGTAAACCTTCAGAAATGTTGAAACAGAAACTGGATTTCCACACACATCAGTAGCCAATTCACGCATACATCCCTCTAACTTCTAATTTGATCAACAAATTATAATTTGCCTATAAACCAAAAATTATATATTACAG
The DNA window shown above is from Elaeis guineensis isolate ETL-2024a chromosome 8, EG11, whole genome shotgun sequence and carries:
- the LOC105049556 gene encoding E3 ubiquitin-protein ligase RGLG2 isoform X2 — its product is MGGASSRDVYKCTRRSPSFRSRVCDSRMALVRSRYSRITDKYKNLKEVTEALQQVGLESSNLIVGIDFSKSNKWTGKYSFNGCCLHDIGATWNPYEQAISIIGQTLPPFDEDNLIPCFGFGDASTHDHDVFSFYPDERPCNGFPEALSRYREIVPHVQFSGPTSFAPMIEMAMNIVAQSGGQYHILLIIADGQVTGSENSESGQLSYQEQKTVEAIVEASKFPLSIILVGVGDGPWDMMKKFDDYIPERSFDNFQFVNFMEIMSKDEPQSKKESDFALAALMEIPSQYTATLSLGILGSSAAISPRRTPLHPPNGSYAAAFYGPDTFRSTSFQQSVLHVSRDNSIRASAPREASVVSRNRTCYNCGSNLQACPICSRNVAKRIRLI
- the LOC105049556 gene encoding E3 ubiquitin-protein ligase RGLG2 isoform X1, with product MGGASSRDVYKCTRRSPSFRSRVCDSRMALVRSRYSRITDKYKNLKEVTEALQQVGLESSNLIVGIDFSKSNKWTGKYSFNGCCLHDIGATWNPYEQAISIIGQTLPPFDEDNLIPCFGFGDASTHDHDVFSFYPDERPCNGFPEALSRYREIVPHVQFSGPTSFAPMIEMAMNIVAQSGGQYHILLIIADGQVTGSENSESGQLSYQEQKTVEAIVEASKFPLSIILVGVGDGPWDMMKKFDDYIPERSFDNFQFVNFMEIMSKDEPQSKKESDFALAALMEIPSQYTATLSLGILGSSAAISPRRTPLHPPNGSYAAAFYGPDTFRSTSFQQSVLHVSRDNSIRASAPREASVVSRNRICSVCSMNLKDMVFDCGHQTCYNCGSNLQACPICSRNVAKRIRLI